AGGGCAAGTCCAGAAACAGAAAAGCTAAAATTGTGATGAAAAAAAGTATGGCTCTCATGTTATGCCCTCCTAGAATAATTCAAATAAGTATAGCTCTAAAACATTAGCGGTCAATAATTTCAAAAAGCCGAATTGAACGTCTGATTTATAAGAATGGTTTTGTGGGAGATATACTGTTCAGTTGTAAAGAGGAGATATTTACTAAAAATCCTCTCGCATTGTTTTGATGATATGAAGAGGCGTGTTTGAGGTGTTTACTAGAAACTCTGCATTCCAGTAGTGGCCACACCAAAACAATGCACTTGCCCTAATGCTATATGGCTAATATTCGGGCAAGTTCTAGTTGAATGGCTAGAACTTAAAATAAGAACAAATTCTCTTTGCCTTGCAAGAGGCTAATTAATATAGGCAAAACCTTATTGGCCTGCTTGTTGCTGATCTATTTAAAGAAGAAACTCCAATAAAGGCAAAGTCAGGGTAACCTGATGACGCAAAGCCACGGGTCCTAATTGAGGATAGCCGAGTTACCAGGAGGCCAATAATGAGAAAACAGTAAAAGCCATCCGCATTTATTAAAGTGGGTGGCTTTCTGTTTTGGTCGGCATGCTAATTCTAAAGGGGGAATCATGCGTAAGTACAGTTTCTTAATACTATTGACGTTTGTTGCTTTTTTCTGTTGCGCTTTTAGTGAGGAAAACTACAACTATAAATTTAAGACAGAATATCAAACATCTGCAGGAGTCGTGACTTTTGACCATGAAGTCCATTCCGTGGATCGCCTGAATGATTGCCATGCATGCCATAGCGCATTGAAAGCTTTTGGTGGTTCTATGACTAAACTGTTGGCGCATAATTATTGTCAGAATTGTCATGAATCCTCAAAAGGGCCAACAGAATGCAACGGTTGTCACCATCAAAAAAAGGTAGCAAGTAAATAACTTGGTGTCTAAATCGGACGAAATGCGCTAACTCTTACTCCAAAGGATTCGGGCGCTGGGGGAGCGACTCGAATAAAGTCATTCTCTTTACTATTAATCCTCTCGAATAGATTTGGGTTACTCAGATTGACCGAAATGCATAATTCTTACTGACCCTGACAAATAAAAATGGCCACTCGGAATAGATCCAGATGGCCATTAGCAACGATGGTCAGACCTTAGTGTCTGGAAATTCTGACTACGCATATCATTTTGGTGGCGCTGGGAATACCGCGTGCGGCCCGGTTGGTTCTTGATCGGGCGATACATAAGGTGGTGCAAGTTTGCCACTTGGTCCAAGATAACTAATAAATTGGTACATAGCACTAAGATCATCCGTAGTCATAGCATTGAGATTGAACCAGGGCATCGGAGGGCGAGCTTTAAAAGACTTTGCCATACCCACCCATTGTTCCTCCGACAGGTTGTCTACTAAAATGCGGAGATTGCTCCCATAAGTCGTCCCCCATGGCCCGCGCCAACCAAACGTATCACCTGTCAGCCAAAGGTCATCAGGGACTTTCCCTTCAGATTGCATGTATCCTGGGGTATGACAATCGTTACATCCTGAGGTCTTAAGTAGATATTGTCCCCGCGTTACTAACTTCATATCAAAATCCGGTTTCGCTAGTAACGGTTCACCAACGTCAGATTGCGCATTGGTTGCTGCAAAGAGGCCACCTGCGAATAAGATCGTAAGAACAATTTTCATATTTCCACCTTTCATTACGACTCTCCTTTTCTTACGTTTGTCTTTGATGCCTAACTGGATAAACCATGAACGACGGCGTACGACACCCGTACTTGAAGTTGTAGCAGAACAAACGGAAATCGCTACTTTGTCACCAATCTATTTAGCGTTGGTTTAGTAGCTTACTTAGTTTTTTATCCTCTCGCATTGTTATGAAGGTCTCAGATTGGCTGAAAAATGAAATTATTGCTAACCCTGATAAATAAAAATGACCGCTTGGAATTGATCCAGGCGGCCAT
This DNA window, taken from Deltaproteobacteria bacterium IMCC39524, encodes the following:
- a CDS encoding cytochrome c3 family protein: MRKYSFLILLTFVAFFCCAFSEENYNYKFKTEYQTSAGVVTFDHEVHSVDRLNDCHACHSALKAFGGSMTKLLAHNYCQNCHESSKGPTECNGCHHQKKVASK
- a CDS encoding cytochrome C; amino-acid sequence: MKGGNMKIVLTILFAGGLFAATNAQSDVGEPLLAKPDFDMKLVTRGQYLLKTSGCNDCHTPGYMQSEGKVPDDLWLTGDTFGWRGPWGTTYGSNLRILVDNLSEEQWVGMAKSFKARPPMPWFNLNAMTTDDLSAMYQFISYLGPSGKLAPPYVSPDQEPTGPHAVFPAPPK